A DNA window from Helianthus annuus cultivar XRQ/B chromosome 15, HanXRQr2.0-SUNRISE, whole genome shotgun sequence contains the following coding sequences:
- the LOC110870239 gene encoding glutamic acid-rich protein-like → MSEASSNGMKAMKLEMEAMKADKVMKDQQLQMLVAVVESHLKMNIHAAFEEIDVIKANERRMERERRLAEEVTQKNKGVVEEVEVVDGFSSQLDVGGSSSYPDTEMIEVVEIQEQEVVEDDQEMVEAEEPHEPEFLIVGEPSEPVDVENILRRVEVIQRKRKAREVLLIEWKTDKFVLVGDAYPVPYNSKEVAKLMKFFDLKRKGKIARGEIVDEESDIEIFGDEDEEDEDKDDDKDDDKPDDKDDKDDDDNDQGASGLLIRDPAVQEKVDELMNNEINELEDEVQNEASSSGKQPIDQVLLSNPTVIYLNA, encoded by the coding sequence ATGAGTGAAGCTTCTTCAAACGGGATGAAGGCAATGAAGTTGGAAATGGAAGCTATGAAAGCTGATAAAGTGATGAAAGATCAACAACTTCAAATGCTAGTTGCTGTAGTTGAAAGTCATCTAAAAATGAACATTCATGCTGCATTCGAAGAAATTGATGTAATAAAAGCAAATGAAAGAAGAATGGAGCGAGAACGTCGTTTAGCTGAAGAAGTAACTCAAAAGAATAAAGGTGTGGTTGAAGAGGTTGAAGTGGTTGATGGTTTTTCAAGTCAACTTGATGTTGGTGGTTCTTCTTCATATCCAGATACTGAAATGATTGAAGTGGTTGAAATTCAAGAACAGGAAGTAGTTGAAGATGATCAGGAGATGGTTGAAGCTGAAGAGCCTCATGAACCAGAATTCTTAATTGTTGGTGAGCCTTCTGAGCCAGTTGATGTTGAAAATATTCTTCGAAGGGTTGAAGTTATTCAGAGAAAAAGAAAGGCCAGGGAAGTTCTACTAATTGAATGGAAGACAGACAAATTTGTGCTGGTTGGTGATGCATACCCTGTGCCATACAATTCAAAAGAAGTGGCGAAATTGATGAAATTCTTTGAtctgaaaagaaaaggaaagatAGCTCGTGGTGAAATTGTTGATGAAGAATCTGATATAGAGATTTTTGGAGATGAAGATGAGGAGGATGAAGATAAagatgatgataaagatgatgacAAACCAGATGATAAGGATGATAAAGATGATGACGACAATGATCAAGGTGCTTCTGGATTGTTAATCAGGGATCCAGCTGTTCAAGAAAAAGTGGATGAGTTAATGAACAATGAAATCAATGAACTAGAAGATGAAGTTCAGAATGAAGCATCATCTTCTGGAAAACAACCTATTGATCAGGTACTCCTCTCGAACCCAACTGTCATATATTTAAATGCTTAA